A window of the Cryptosporidium parvum Iowa II chromosome 7, whole genome shotgun sequence genome harbors these coding sequences:
- a CDS encoding SLBP family of RNA binding proteins, whose protein sequence is AALFIIITRSLGIFKLLSKIEERRISQRLKQINIAKNSVGYQRYTTAVRKNERKRELSFTWHPSTPDPYSNTSKSCFSGRLKEWKLRLHLWGNLDDLEYSNLIQNNLKFPPGANSNPFSKVNYFENILDNGNDNTNESSLKFIRFSELRISPISFSGQNSLIKTNRGERISKSDSLVNSIKLSRKILLPKVMDCEKSHDIMKYITLFIPDNYKGMLIWKSTNFIRHCDIILTAHKHRLKILKHGLSLFEFNKRYNIDVSGLAHNSNNFLKDIQISISGIDSNSNKLCKLSDKPYKNICTLISHQKMISHFSKKVVLTQNKLFGFREQDVFKLSFAYHPSSIIYYKILEKLHKS, encoded by the coding sequence AGTTTAggaattttcaaattgttatcaaaaatagaagaaagaaGGATCAGCCAAAGGCTGAAGCAGATCAACATAGCAAAGAATAGCGTTGGATATCAAAGGTACACAACTGCGGtgagaaaaaatgaaagGAAGAGAGAGTTAAGTTTTACTTGGCATCCTTCTACCCCAGATCCATACTCAAATACAAGTAAATCATGCTTTTCAGGTAGATTAAAAGAATGGAAATTGAGATTACATCTTTGGGGAAATCTTGATGATCTAGAATATAGTAATCTAATTCAAAACAACTTAAAATTCCCACCTGGAGCAAATTCAAACCCTTTTAGTAAAgtcaattattttgaaaatattttagataATGGTAATGACAATACGAATGAGTCATCACTTAAGTTTATTAGGTTCTCTGAACTCAGAATCTCTCCAATTAGTTTTTCCGGACAAAATTCGTTAATCAAAACTAACAGAGGCGAACGAATTAGCAAATCAGATTCTCTAGTAAATTCGATCAAGTTGTCTAGAAAAATCTTGTTGCCAAAAGTAATGGATTGTGAGAAAAGCCATGATATTATGAAATATATCACTCTTTTCATTCCAGATAATTACAAAGGCATGCTGATATGGAAATCAACTAATTTTATACGTCATTGTGATATTATCCTTACAGCACACAAACACCGTCTGAAAATCTTAAAGCATGGTTTATCTCTATTCGAATTTAACAAGAGGTATAATATCGATGTTTCTGGGCTAGCACACAACTCAAACAATTTTCTGAAGGATATTCAAATTAGTATATCCGGTATTGATAGCAACTCTAATAAATTATGCAAATTAAGTGATAAGCCATATAAAAACATCTGTACTCTAATAAGTCACCAAAAAATGATTAGtcatttttcaaaaaaagtaGTTTTGACTCAAAACAAGTTATTTGGTTTCAGAGAGCAAGACGTATTCAAGCTGTCTTTTGCCTATCACCCTTCCTCTATCATTTACTACAAGATCCTAGAAAAGCTACATAAGAGTTAA